Proteins encoded by one window of Manihot esculenta cultivar AM560-2 chromosome 10, M.esculenta_v8, whole genome shotgun sequence:
- the LOC110625308 gene encoding uncharacterized protein LOC110625308, with the protein MKNIGSSGRLSMEENNEEEETSKFDIATLQAREEEIERKKMEVREKVQLQLVRAEEEAKRLTHIWEELEVLVDPMRKEVGLIRKRIDMANRELKPLGQSCQKKEKEYKEALEAFNEKNKEKAQLVTTLMELLTESERLRMKKLEELSKNVESKP; encoded by the exons atgaagaacaTTGGAAGCAGTGGAAGGCTATCAATGGAAGAGAATAACGAAGAAGAAGAGACTTCAAAATTTGACATAGCAACACTTCAAGCTAGAGAAGAGGAGATTGAGAGGAAAAAGATGGAGGTTAGAGAAAAAGTTCAACTCCAATTGGTCCGTGCTGAAGAAGAAGCTAAGCGCTTGACTCATATTTGGGAA GAGCTTGAAGTGCTGGTTGATCCAATGAGAAAAGAAGTTGGGCTAATACGTAAGAGAATAGACATGGCTAATAGAGAGCTGAAGCCATTGGGACAGAGCTGCCAAAAGAAG GAGAAAGAATATAAAGAAGCACTTGAAGCTTTTAAtgaaaagaacaaagagaaagcTCAACTAGTTACCACATTAATGGAG CTGCTCACTGAGAGTGAAAGATTGAGGATGAAGAAACTGGAAGAACTGAGCAAGAATGTAGAATCcaaaccttga